A genome region from Sphingobium sp. WTD-1 includes the following:
- a CDS encoding alpha/beta fold hydrolase, translated as MALFEYFPNYIWNLSISIAMESGAQLGEIIDMCQPIRDAANSGADAGTPQFMKAWAAMGDKLLELAGEDEAKGRYFSASNKLERASLYLITAERMQGHGAPGREATYAKARTAFDRSTALGQINRERVEIPLETGTMPALFTRAPGDGRKPVVVFCNGLDSCKELLYWSRLPEQLARRGISTLCVDQPGSGEALRLQGLPVDPHSESWASKAVDWLEQQPEVDPKAIGMTGISLGGHFAPRAVAYEPRFASGAVWGANHNWREVQDKRMSREGENPVPHYWAHVHWAFGASDQEDFLTKSQAMNLNGHMDSIKVPFLVTHGGDDRQISVSYADDLYDQLVNSPRREKVIFTAREGGVEHVGADNMAYGRDLISDWFAETLGGHAR; from the coding sequence ATGGCGCTGTTCGAATATTTCCCCAACTATATCTGGAACCTCTCGATCTCGATCGCGATGGAGTCGGGCGCCCAACTCGGCGAAATCATCGACATGTGTCAGCCGATCCGCGATGCCGCCAATAGCGGCGCAGACGCCGGCACGCCCCAGTTCATGAAGGCCTGGGCGGCAATGGGCGACAAGCTGCTGGAACTCGCCGGTGAAGATGAGGCCAAGGGGCGCTATTTCTCTGCCTCGAACAAGCTGGAACGTGCGTCGCTCTATCTGATAACGGCCGAACGGATGCAGGGGCATGGCGCGCCGGGACGCGAGGCGACCTATGCCAAGGCGCGAACGGCCTTCGATCGATCGACTGCGCTTGGCCAGATCAATCGAGAACGCGTTGAAATTCCGCTTGAGACCGGAACCATGCCCGCGCTTTTCACCCGCGCGCCCGGCGACGGCAGGAAGCCCGTGGTGGTGTTCTGCAATGGCCTCGATAGCTGCAAGGAATTGCTGTACTGGAGCCGGCTCCCCGAACAGCTGGCTCGGCGCGGCATATCTACCCTTTGCGTGGATCAGCCCGGATCAGGCGAAGCGCTGCGACTGCAAGGCCTCCCTGTCGATCCGCACAGCGAAAGCTGGGCCAGCAAGGCCGTCGACTGGCTCGAGCAACAGCCCGAAGTCGATCCAAAAGCGATCGGCATGACCGGCATTTCGCTGGGCGGGCATTTCGCGCCGCGCGCCGTCGCCTATGAACCGCGCTTTGCCAGCGGCGCGGTCTGGGGTGCCAACCATAATTGGCGCGAAGTGCAGGATAAGCGCATGTCTCGCGAGGGCGAGAACCCGGTTCCCCATTATTGGGCGCATGTCCATTGGGCGTTCGGTGCCAGCGATCAGGAGGATTTCCTGACGAAGTCGCAAGCGATGAACCTCAATGGCCATATGGACAGCATCAAGGTACCATTCCTCGTCACTCATGGCGGAGACGATCGGCAGATCAGCGTTTCCTACGCCGATGATCTCTATGATCAGCTGGTCAATTCGCCCCGGCGCGAGAAGGTCATTTTCACCGCGCGAGAAGGCGGCGTCGAACATGTCGGTGCCGACAATATGGCCTATGGCCGCGACCTCATCTCGGACTGGTTCGCCGAGACCTTAGGCGGGCATGCCCGATAA